A single region of the Candidatus Gracilibacteria bacterium genome encodes:
- a CDS encoding SMR family transporter, with the protein MLLLSVLATALADLAGEIAAKYHDLTKNNWFLWLTIVFFGLAGFLFAKSLRFEGMAITNILWVALSTILVTLVGYFYFKETISLLQWIGIGVILIGLILVSWK; encoded by the coding sequence ATGCTCCTCCTCTCCGTTCTCGCCACCGCGCTCGCGGATCTTGCCGGAGAAATCGCGGCAAAATATCACGATCTGACCAAAAATAATTGGTTTTTATGGCTAACCATAGTCTTTTTCGGGCTTGCCGGTTTCCTTTTCGCCAAATCGCTTCGCTTTGAAGGAATGGCCATTACCAACATTCTTTGGGTAGCATTATCCACCATTCTCGTCACCCTGGTCGGTTATTTTTACTTCAAAGAAACCATCTCCTTATTACAATGGATCGGAATAGGAGTGATTTTAATAGGATTAATTCTCGTCAGTTGGAAATAA
- the rplC gene encoding 50S ribosomal protein L3, whose amino-acid sequence MLGILGKKIGMTRIIQDDGCVIPLTVVECTPNVITQVKTPEKDGYPAIVLGFDAFKKPFKTQAFRHIREFKIEIKEGEELPKKGEEVKVDVFTIGDRVNVTGTSKGKGFQGVVKRHHFSGGRATHGSHFHREPGSIGMRAKPGCVNKGHRMAGHMGDEKVTVGRVQIAYVDLEKNLIGVKGPVPGANGSLVIIRQSRSLAK is encoded by the coding sequence ATGTTAGGAATACTAGGCAAAAAAATCGGTATGACGCGCATCATTCAAGATGATGGCTGTGTGATCCCCCTTACGGTGGTCGAATGTACCCCCAATGTCATCACGCAAGTGAAGACCCCCGAAAAGGACGGATATCCGGCGATAGTCCTTGGGTTTGACGCGTTCAAAAAACCGTTTAAGACCCAAGCATTTCGCCACATCCGCGAATTCAAAATCGAAATCAAGGAGGGAGAAGAACTCCCCAAAAAAGGAGAAGAAGTTAAGGTAGATGTCTTTACAATCGGAGATCGAGTCAATGTAACCGGGACTTCCAAAGGAAAAGGGTTCCAAGGGGTCGTAAAGCGTCATCACTTTTCCGGAGGACGAGCCACTCACGGTTCTCACTTCCATCGCGAACCGGGATCCATCGGTATGCGTGCCAAACCGGGTTGTGTGAATAAGGGACATCGAATGGCCGGACACATGGGGGATGAAAAAGTCACCGTGGGTCGCGTTCAAATCGCCTATGTTGATCTTGAAAAGAATCTCATCGGAGTCAAGGGTCCCGTTCCGGGCGCCAATGGCTCTCTCGTTATTATCCGCCAGTCACGTAGCCTAGCGAAGTAA
- the rplB gene encoding 50S ribosomal protein L2 has product MTTIKKVKGTTAGRRQMNVSTFEEVTVGKPLKSLCSPQNRCSGRNNQGRITIRHRGGGVRRHYRIIDFKCVDNKGVEGSVRSIEYDPNRNAYIILVCYKNGDRRYHLAPQGIKVGDKILTAERAKLRIGNRLQVKNIPVGFNVFNVELVSGKGGQIVRSAGACAKLVSLEGAMVQIQLPSGEIRFIPKDAYATVGIVSNGDISNLKIGKAGRNRWKGQRPEVRGKAMNPVDHPHGGGEGCCPVGMPGPKTPWGAPALGVKTRKRKNRTDIYRIRDRRGRNLIKTTLVI; this is encoded by the coding sequence ATGACCACTATCAAAAAAGTAAAAGGCACAACCGCGGGACGACGACAAATGAATGTTTCCACGTTTGAAGAAGTGACCGTAGGCAAACCGTTAAAATCGCTTTGTTCTCCCCAAAACCGATGTTCTGGACGCAACAACCAAGGAAGAATCACCATTCGACATCGTGGCGGCGGAGTACGACGTCATTATCGCATTATAGATTTTAAGTGTGTTGATAATAAAGGAGTGGAAGGATCCGTTCGTTCCATTGAATACGATCCCAATCGAAACGCCTACATTATTTTGGTTTGTTATAAAAATGGAGATCGACGCTATCATCTTGCTCCTCAAGGCATTAAGGTCGGAGATAAAATTTTAACCGCCGAACGCGCCAAATTGCGAATCGGGAATAGACTTCAAGTCAAAAACATCCCTGTTGGTTTTAATGTTTTCAATGTGGAACTTGTTTCCGGGAAAGGAGGACAAATTGTCCGTAGCGCCGGAGCATGCGCCAAACTGGTATCTCTCGAAGGAGCCATGGTTCAAATCCAACTTCCTTCCGGAGAAATTCGCTTTATCCCGAAAGATGCCTATGCCACAGTGGGAATTGTAAGTAATGGTGATATTTCAAATCTGAAAATTGGAAAAGCGGGACGAAATCGCTGGAAAGGTCAACGCCCCGAAGTTCGTGGAAAAGCCATGAACCCGGTAGATCATCCTCATGGTGGAGGAGAAGGATGTTGTCCTGTGGGTATGCCGGGGCCAAAAACGCCTTGGGGTGCCCCCGCTCTCGGAGTTAAGACTCGAAAACGCAAAAATAGGACCGATATTTATCGCATTCGTGACCGCCGTGGCCGCAACTTAATCAAGACCACATTGGTTATCTAA
- the tuf gene encoding elongation factor Tu encodes MSPVYTRSKPHVNVGTIGHVDHGKTTLTAAMTVVASKKFGGLNKAVAYDQIDNAPEEKARGITIATSHQEYETANRHYAHVDCPGHADYIKNMITGAAQMDGAILVVSAADGPMPQTREHILLARQVMVPSVLVFLNKMDVADPEIAELSEMEVRDLLTKYEFPGDKTPVIRGSALKALENPDDEAAIKPILELFDALDSFIPEPKRELDKPFLMSVEDVFSIKGRGTVATGRIEQGIVKINEEVEIVGVKDTRKVTVTGVEMFKKTLDQGQAGDNVGLLLRGIEREEIERGQVIAKPGSITPHTKFEAELYILTKEEGGRHTPFFKGYKPQFYIRTTDVTGTIELPAGVEMVMPGDEIKMVVTLGCKIALDNGTRFAIREGGRTVGAGVVAKILE; translated from the coding sequence ATGTCTCCTGTTTACACACGTTCAAAACCCCACGTCAATGTCGGGACAATCGGTCACGTCGACCATGGCAAAACAACCTTGACCGCTGCCATGACAGTGGTTGCTTCCAAAAAATTCGGAGGTCTTAATAAGGCCGTTGCTTACGATCAAATCGACAACGCTCCGGAAGAGAAGGCACGCGGTATCACTATCGCCACCTCTCATCAAGAATATGAAACCGCCAACCGCCACTACGCTCACGTGGACTGCCCCGGGCATGCCGACTATATCAAGAACATGATCACCGGCGCCGCTCAAATGGATGGTGCTATTCTCGTAGTATCCGCCGCAGACGGCCCGATGCCTCAAACCCGAGAACACATTCTCTTGGCTCGCCAAGTGATGGTGCCTTCAGTCCTCGTTTTCTTAAACAAAATGGACGTGGCTGATCCGGAAATCGCCGAACTCTCCGAAATGGAAGTCCGCGATCTTCTCACCAAATACGAATTCCCCGGGGACAAAACACCGGTCATTCGTGGATCCGCTCTCAAGGCTCTCGAAAATCCGGATGACGAAGCTGCCATCAAACCTATTCTTGAACTCTTTGACGCTCTCGATTCTTTTATCCCGGAACCGAAACGCGAACTCGACAAACCCTTCCTCATGTCTGTGGAAGATGTATTCTCCATCAAGGGTCGAGGAACCGTGGCCACGGGTCGTATCGAACAAGGAATTGTAAAAATCAATGAAGAAGTCGAAATCGTCGGAGTCAAAGACACACGAAAAGTCACCGTCACGGGTGTTGAAATGTTCAAAAAGACTTTGGATCAAGGACAAGCCGGGGACAACGTCGGATTGCTCCTCCGCGGTATTGAACGTGAAGAAATCGAACGAGGGCAAGTCATTGCCAAACCCGGTTCCATCACGCCTCATACCAAATTCGAAGCTGAACTTTATATTCTCACCAAAGAAGAAGGTGGCCGACATACGCCCTTCTTCAAAGGATACAAACCTCAATTCTATATCCGCACCACGGATGTGACCGGAACCATCGAACTCCCGGCCGGAGTTGAAATGGTTATGCCCGGTGATGAAATCAAGATGGTTGTAACCTTGGGCTGTAAGATCGCTTTGGACAACGGAACGCGCTTCGCCATTCGCGAAGGAGGTCGAACCGTTGGAGCCGGAGTGGTTGCCAAAATCTTGGAGTAA
- a CDS encoding 50S ribosomal protein L23 codes for MDLSQILLKPVVTEKSTREEAKGKYTFLVNDHATKIDIQNAIKMLYGVKVEKVSVRQVLEKTRLVGRGRVLTKRSAGKKITITLEKGKTLDPYKFKK; via the coding sequence ATGGATCTCAGTCAAATTCTATTAAAACCCGTTGTTACTGAAAAAAGCACTCGTGAAGAGGCAAAAGGGAAATACACCTTTCTCGTCAACGATCATGCCACTAAAATCGACATCCAAAATGCAATCAAAATGCTTTATGGAGTAAAGGTTGAAAAGGTATCCGTTCGTCAAGTTTTGGAAAAAACTCGATTGGTGGGACGCGGTCGTGTTCTCACAAAGAGAAGTGCGGGTAAAAAAATCACCATAACATTGGAAAAAGGGAAAACCCTGGATCCCTATAAATTCAAAAAATAA
- the rpsJ gene encoding 30S ribosomal protein S10, which translates to MPAKKKASTPSKTATKPVAPKTTPGKQRIRIKIKAFDHKVIDDTTKLIIETAERSGAMICGPIPLPTKIEKFTVNRSTFVHKTSREQFEMRTHKRLIDITDSTPKTIEMLSNLSLPAGVDIEIKMITD; encoded by the coding sequence ATGCCAGCCAAGAAAAAAGCATCCACCCCTTCGAAGACCGCAACCAAACCCGTTGCCCCAAAAACAACTCCCGGGAAACAACGCATCCGCATCAAAATCAAAGCTTTTGACCACAAAGTCATCGATGACACAACAAAACTGATCATCGAAACCGCGGAACGCAGTGGCGCCATGATTTGCGGCCCCATCCCACTCCCCACTAAAATTGAAAAATTCACCGTCAACCGTTCCACTTTTGTCCATAAGACTTCCCGCGAACAATTCGAAATGCGCACCCACAAACGCTTGATTGACATCACGGACAGCACTCCAAAAACCATTGAAATGCTTTCCAATTTAAGTCTTCCCGCCGGCGTGGACATCGAAATCAAAATGATTACGGACTAA
- the rpsS gene encoding 30S ribosomal protein S19 yields the protein MSRSSKKGPYLDPKLIKKVAKLNETNQKKLIKTWARACVIAPEFVGHTFGVHNGKDHVPVFVTEEMVGHRLGEFSPTRKFRGHGGKLAKAAEGGSPAPAATPAPAKK from the coding sequence ATGTCTCGAAGTTCAAAAAAAGGCCCTTACCTCGATCCGAAACTCATCAAAAAAGTCGCCAAACTCAATGAAACGAATCAAAAGAAATTGATTAAAACATGGGCGCGCGCCTGTGTGATTGCTCCCGAGTTCGTTGGACACACCTTCGGGGTTCACAACGGAAAAGATCACGTCCCCGTCTTTGTCACCGAAGAAATGGTGGGACATCGTCTCGGAGAATTCTCTCCCACACGTAAATTCAGAGGACATGGCGGAAAACTCGCCAAAGCAGCGGAAGGAGGATCCCCTGCTCCCGCCGCCACTCCGGCTCCTGCGAAAAAATAG
- the rplD gene encoding 50S ribosomal protein L4 has protein sequence MKAPLYNQKGESIGEVPLNETIFGAKMNLGLIQQALMLQEANSRHPIAHTKLRGEVRGGGRKPYKQKHTGRARQGSIRAPHYKGGGVVFGPRNVRNFTLAMPKKQRRQALFSALSGKASDKQIIVLDGYEAKETKSKSFAAMLKKLPATRNTLVIISEKNDLVQKSSRNLENSKTILVNYLNVHDLLKYETLLFFKDALPKAESIFLK, from the coding sequence ATGAAAGCACCTCTTTACAACCAGAAAGGCGAATCCATCGGAGAAGTTCCTCTCAATGAAACTATTTTTGGGGCCAAAATGAACTTGGGTTTGATTCAACAAGCTCTCATGCTCCAAGAAGCTAATTCTCGCCATCCGATCGCTCACACCAAATTACGCGGAGAAGTCCGTGGAGGTGGCCGAAAGCCCTACAAGCAAAAACACACGGGTCGCGCTCGCCAAGGTTCCATCCGCGCTCCTCATTATAAGGGAGGAGGTGTGGTATTCGGACCTCGTAATGTTCGCAACTTCACGCTCGCAATGCCAAAAAAACAACGTAGACAAGCTCTTTTTTCCGCATTATCCGGAAAAGCAAGCGACAAACAAATCATTGTTCTCGACGGATACGAAGCCAAGGAAACCAAATCCAAGTCTTTTGCCGCCATGCTTAAAAAACTCCCCGCCACTCGAAATACGCTTGTTATCATTTCCGAAAAAAACGACCTTGTTCAAAAATCATCCCGCAATCTCGAAAACTCCAAAACAATCCTGGTCAACTATCTCAATGTGCACGATCTCCTCAAGTATGAAACTCTTTTATTCTTCAAGGACGCTCTTCCAAAAGCGGAAAGCATCTTTCTTAAATAA